GAGAAAAATGGAAAAAACAGGACCACGGAAAAAAAAGCATCCCGTACTAATGGCCATGCTCTTATTGGCACTTATTAGCAGCCCTGCCATGGCCGCCGAAGAGAAAAACGTCAAGGCAGAAGAGTGCTACCAATGCCACGATGCTGTGCAATCACTGCACCAAGGCAGTAAACATGGGGGAGTCAACTGCTCTTCCTGCCACTCCGGCTTAGCCGCTCACCTCAAAGACCAATCTCCCGCCAACCGTCCAGGCACCAACCTGTCGTGGGAGGCCTGCGGCGCCTGCCACAAGGAACAGCATCAGAGCTTCAACGAGACTTCCTACCACCGGCCAGCCCGGGACGAAAAATCACAACTCACCAACCGGGCGCCAAACCCCTACTGGGACAAACTGATGGCAGGTCACGGTTTCACCAAGGAACACGCCCTGACCCGCAGTCACAACTGGATGCTGGTCGACCAATTCGTCGTGGATCGAGCCTTTGGTGGCCGCTTCCAACCGAAAAATGGCTGGTTGTATGTCGCTGAGCCCGGCGGCAAAAAGGCCTGGGATTATCTGGTGGACACCATCCCTGGTTCCAATGAACAAAAGGCCTTTATCCCCCAAAGCGC
The sequence above is drawn from the Desulfobulbaceae bacterium genome and encodes:
- a CDS encoding ammonia-forming cytochrome c nitrite reductase subunit c552, whose product is MEKTGPRKKKHPVLMAMLLLALISSPAMAAEEKNVKAEECYQCHDAVQSLHQGSKHGGVNCSSCHSGLAAHLKDQSPANRPGTNLSWEACGACHKEQHQSFNETSYHRPARDEKSQLTNRAPNPYWDKLMAGHGFTKEHALTRSHNWMLVDQFVVDRAFGGRFQPKNGWLYVAEPGGKKAWDYLVDTIPGSNEQKAFIPQSAAAANPVCLQCKTQDQILDWAYLGDPDKGAKWSRTSNVVDLARANN